Proteins found in one Quercus robur chromosome 2, dhQueRobu3.1, whole genome shotgun sequence genomic segment:
- the LOC126712595 gene encoding uncharacterized protein LOC126712595, translating into MEEEEDQSLSFSEVVEEQEQRGSEEENVVQFLDSLDSYLTLFDSLSSTLRQGWLELASARHSMGVSRINGTLLDLKPHSAATTLQVSEPDVDYMVGQPHFKLSKWASSNNENCCSGEEKIREDKLQTKSDSPQLRHRSQFSETPATSGAPLIVDDQVQKERSKSLSMFGTLVSPKLRSAQLSFETALETLVEMANMRSTMFSTSDQIRKEMAGTKG; encoded by the exons atggaagaagaagaagaccaaaGTTTAAGCTTCTCTGAAGTAGTTGAAGAACAAGAACAACGAGGATCCGAGGAAGAGAACGTTGTACAATTTCTCGATTCCTTGGATTCCTATTTAACCTTATTCGATTCTTTGTCTTCGACACTGCGCCAG GGATGGCTGGAATTGGCGAGTGCTCGACATTCCATGGGTGTGTCACGAATTAACGGTACTTTGCTGGACCTGAAACCCCATTCTGCTGCTACAACATTGCAAGTATCTGAACCTGatg TTGACTACATGGTGGGACAGCCACATTTTAAATTGAGCAAATGGGCATCGTCTAATAATGAAAACTGCTGCTctggagaagaaaaaattaggGAGGACAAGTTGCAGACAAAATCTGATAGTCCACAGCTAAGACACCGCTCCCAGTTTTCTG AAACTCCAGCAACAAGTGGAGCTCCTCTTATAGTTGATGATCAA GTTCAAAAGGAGCGATCTAAATCACTATCAATGTTTGGGACTTTAGTTTCCCCAAAGCTTCGATCTGCCCAACTTTCATTTGAGACAG CCCTGGAGACACTCGTAGAAATGGCAAATATGCGTTCAACAATGTTTTCTACTTCTGATCAAATCCGAAAAGAAATGGCGGGCACCAAGGGATGA